The Xanthocytophaga agilis genome has a window encoding:
- a CDS encoding helix-turn-helix domain-containing protein, with product MSTYTQCSKEDLRAVKDALDVLNGRWKLQILIALLNGKRRFKEIARDIDGISDRMLSKELKELESNHLVTRVVIDAFPPVVEYTTTSHAKSLHKVIHALKEWGYYHRKEIIG from the coding sequence ATGTCAACTTATACCCAATGTTCAAAAGAGGATTTACGGGCGGTAAAGGATGCCCTAGATGTGCTGAATGGCAGATGGAAACTACAGATCCTGATTGCTTTATTAAATGGAAAAAGAAGATTTAAAGAGATTGCCAGGGATATAGATGGTATCAGTGACAGGATGCTCTCAAAAGAACTAAAAGAACTGGAGTCAAATCACTTGGTAACCAGAGTAGTAATTGATGCATTCCCTCCTGTGGTAGAATACACGACCACCTCTCACGCTAAATCACTGCACAAGGTGATTCATGCCCTCAAAGAATGGGGATATTATCATAGAAAGGAGATTATTGGTTGA